Part of the Xenopus tropicalis strain Nigerian chromosome 3, UCB_Xtro_10.0, whole genome shotgun sequence genome, AACTGAAGAATATCATAGGCTATCTCTAAATGTGTACAACGCCGTTTATGCAATGGCTTGGGCCCTACATAGTTTGCTTAACTGTACATCCGGAACGGGGCCATTTCCTTATGGAGGTTGCGCCAATATCTCTTCTTTTCATCCTTGGCATGTAAGGAATAAATCTGTCAATATCATTATTTTCACCTACTGGTAAATTTTATATTCACTGTATATGTTGTGGTTTTCCAGCTTCTCCACTATATTAAAAACGTGAACTTCAAGACCAAAGATGGAAGTCAAATGTTTTTTGATGCAAAGGGGAACCCTCCAGCCGTCTATGATATTGTGAATTGGCACGTAAGTGCCAAGGGTGCCTTGGAACCGGTTACCATTGGTAGTTATGACTTAAGTGGAAATGGAAAAGCCTTAAACATAGACAGTTCTGGAATTATATGGACCAACAGTGAAACCCAGGTATTGGGGTgggaaatatatttcattttcatatatctgtatgcccaaaaaaagttgcagtctaaAACTGCAGTGTTTTAGCTCTTGGAGATGTTGAAAGAGAATTCCATCCTGGTACTAGTGGTTGGGGGTCCTAGTCTGAAGACCAGTAAAGGTAACATTTGGGGACCAATGCTTATTCAGTCCCATGAGATTAGGTGTTAAAGAACATATTAACACCATTAAAACCTTTAGTTTTTGAGATCTTAATTGGGAATTCCATCCTGGTACTAGTGGTTGGGGGTCCTAGTCTGAAGGCCAGTAGAGGTAACATTTGGGGACCATTGCTTATTCAGTCCCATGAGATTAGGTGTTAAAGAACTCATCAATTTGTAACCTTGATCTAATCTGTGAGCTTTACAAGACCTTTGTTGAGATATTACACAAAGTATAGATACAAGGACATCCCAAGCGTTACTTTTTTGGGTGGTTCTATGAGTCAGTTTGAGCTTCAACCACCGGAAGAGGGTAATGGAAGTTGTAGAACCTGTATGTACTACTGTGTGTGTGACAAAGgcctgtttatttttttaattaacaaacttttaaaaaatgtttggaccCATCCAGTGGGTCTCCATAGTACCAGATGGGTTATAATGACCAAGGGTTGTTGGAAATTCAATCCCTTTTGTCCTCAACTGCATTTTCCTAACTTCCATTGTCCAACCTGGAATCCATGGGCAACTCCCTAAAATgaacttaatggtcattgaccaatcagatCTTGACACATGAACCTATCGTCAATGGGTTGAGTTTTAGTGTGTTCCTGGGGAGAGGACTCAATGGAAGGATCAGTATCAGGGAGACAGTGGAATTATATGTAACATATCCATATTTATAATTATCTTTGTAAGTAtcagttatatattgtatttagacgttttgtattttgcatgtttgttatttctgtagatatgtgtcaatagcttttgttaataaatgattGAATCTCTTTTATTAAGGAACCCTTATAACCAGGAAAATTCATGTtcatgtgtatataagaataaatatacatttcagggtcagactgggccgctggggcaccatgaaaaaacccggtgggccccagtagCCCAGACTTGATCCCTGTTGGTGCTCCCCTGGCGGCTGGTGtctctcccctgacgcgtttcacttacacgcACTCGTGGGGAAAAGTTGAGTGGGtgttggggcccctgggggagcctgcacccccccagtctgaccctgagcctaTTACTGAATATGGGGgcagtggcccagacctgatgccTGATGGTGCTCCCCTGGCCGCTGGTGTCTCTCCCCTGACGCTTTTCACTTACACTCACTAGTGAGGAAAAGTTgagtgggtggtgggggcccctggggggggccTGCaccaccccagtctgaccctgagcctaTTACTGGATATGGGGGCAGCGGCcaagacccgatccctgttggtGCTCCCCTGGCCGCTGGTGTCCCTttcctgatgcgtttcacttttGTGACCTTGGGGGGGAAAACATCGAGTGGGTGGCCctgtgggggggtgcaggggatgcagcCGGCAGGGGAACCTTGAGGAGTGCGGGGCCCCTTGGGCAGCAGGCCTATTACTGGATATGGGggcagtggcccagacccgatccctgttggtGCTCCCCTGGCTGCTGGTGTCCCTCcactgacgcgtttcacttacgtgCACTCAGGGGGGGAAGTCGagtgggtgggggcccctgcagggggtggcGGGGGATGCAGCTGGcaagggcaccttggggggtgtgggcccCTGCGGCAACAGCCCTGGTAAgccctgcgccccccagtctgacccagagCCTATTACTGGATATGGGGGCAGAAAGTAAAAAGTTGAATCTCCTGAAACACTGACCACATGATGAACTTATTAAACAAATCACCTTGATTAAACAAACCTATCACTACTGGGGATACCCCATGGTACCAGCACTTACTCTACAACTGTTTCACAGTGCACAATATTAATACTGATTGATGAGAATGTTTTTGCAACAATAGATTGTGTTTCTATATTATACATTATGATTTCTATAGATTCCTGTTTCCAAGTGCAGCCCAAGTTGTCCTTCAGGATTTAGGAAGGTGATTGTACCAGGGAAACCCCTGTGTTGCTATGAGTGTGCCCGGTGCCCCCAGGGCTATATCTCAACCCAAACAGGTAGTGTATTAGTTTATTCTATGCTTTGCAATATGTCACAATTATCAAAATTACTtggttaaatattattttttagatgCTGCGGAATGTCATCCATGTTCCTGGGACACGTGGCCCAATCTACAGCAGGACAGATGCCTACCAAGGCCTACAGAGTTCCTTTCCTATGGAGATCCTTTGGGTTACAGCTTAGCAGCCATTTCCATCTTTTCTTCCCTGATCCCACTTGGTGTTCTTGGAGTTTTTATTCACCAAAAAAAGACACCAATAGTCCGAGCCAACAACTACTCCCTTagctgccttctcctgctttccctgttcctctgtttcctttgctctttagggtTCATTGGTTACCCCCAACTTCAACAGTGTCTTCTgcgccaggtggcatttgggatggtttttgccctctgcatctcctgtgttctggccaaaaccatcactgttgtcattgcctttaatgcaaccaaacccgGCAGCAGGTTAAGGAAGTGGACAGGGGTGAAGGTCTCCTACTGTCTAATTATGTTTTGTGTATTTATTCAGTTATTTGTGTGTTTAATGTGGCTCATCCTCTCTCCTCCCTTCCATGAACTTGACACTGACACCAAACCTGGAGTCATCATAGTTAACTGCAATGAAGGATCACCCACTgctttctggtgcatgctgggataccttggactcttggcctccatcagtttcattgttgccttcctggccagacgcctccctgacagtttcaatgaagccaaattgatcacattcagtatgttggctttcctcagtgtgtgggtgtcctttatcccagcctatcttagtgcccggggcatgtatactgtggcaatggaggtctttgccatcctgtcttccagttgggctgtggtgggctgtatctttgtgccaaaatgtttcaTTATATTGTTTAAGCCCAACAGGAACTCAAGAGAACATCTCATGGGCAAAGGCAGAAATCAAAAATAAGATTTTCTCCTAAGTCTCCAAAATACACAAAACAATaaagattatatttttatgacctttgtaattttatttactttattttcctaaaagaccaataaaaaaccaaaataaaatctTGTATAAAACGGATTAATTCTTCCATATGATGTTTCAATGTTCGGTTGGAGGTTTTAGCGGAACTAACAGTATGCAAGGGCAATGGGTTGGATAAGCATCTctcaacttaaggtggccaaacacgggcagattttaggcTACCAATTTGAATCCCAAtgagactgatttggcagcttgtATGCCCACATATGGGGGCCCCTGACACTCTCATCCCAGTGATATCTGAAATCAGTCAAGTGTCGATTGGacagttttgatttttttagatGGATCAAGGACCACGTTTGCAGGAATGGTCTTCGCTCCGACTGCTCCTGTctcattgtaatttgattgtttgaaacagggccaaacgatcaaattagcccaatttcgcccaccttaggtgggcatattacggaaagatctgctcgtttggtgatctTTCCAAATGCAcgaatcttataatgtatggccacctttactgtcaccattttgttGTGATGTTGCCATTGTTTCCAGAGAAGAGACAACACATGGGAAGAGGCTCCAATCAACCAAGACatttatcttttgtattttttatgtatgGGGGTCCCTTCCTATGTATGCAGGTCCCTGATGCTCCTATCCAACTGATATCTAGGCGAAAATTTGGCCAGGTGTCGATTGGACAGTTTTTAcatggatcaaggaccacatttgCAGGAATGGATCTCGCTCCGACCGCTCCTGTCTCTATCGTCTCTATTTGTTTCATCCcgaggccaaacaatcaaattagcctaatatcacccacctcaGGTGGGCATATTTggcaaagatctgctcgtttggtgagatcaccaaacgagcagatctttgccAAATATGCCCACCtgaggtgggtgatattaggctaatttgattgtttggcctcgGGATGAAACAAATGAATTACAACGATAGAGACAGGAGCGGTCGGAGCGAGATCCATTCCTGcaaatgtggtccttgatccatgTAAAAACtgaatcttataatgtatggccacctttactgtcaccattttgttGTGATGTTGCCATTGTTTCCAGAGAAGAGACAATACATGGGAAGAGGCTCCAATCAAACAAGAGAtgtatcttttgtattttttatatatgggggtccctgcctatgtatgggggTCCCTGCTGCTCctatccaactgatatctgggcgaaaattggccaggtgtcgattggacaggtttgatttttttagatGGATCATGGACTGCATTgacttattgatgtggtcctccgACCACTCCTGTCTCTATCGTTgtaatttgattatttggccccggggccaaatgatcaaattagcccaatatcacccaccttgggTGGACATACtaggaaaagatctgctcgtttggtgatctTGCCAAATGCgcaaatcttataatgtatggtcacctttactgtcaccattttgttTTGCTGTTGCCATTGTTCCCAGAGATGAGACAACACATGGGAAGAGGCTCCAATCAAACAAGAGATTTATCTATTGTAtttctgcctatgtatgggggtCCCTGCCTATGTGTGGGGGTCCCTGCTGCTCctatccaactgatatctgggcgaaaattggccaggtgtcgaTTGGACAGTTTTAgatggatcaaggaccacatttgCAGGAATGGATCTCGCTCCGACCACTCCTGTCTCTATCGTTGTAATTCATTTGTTTCGTCccaaggccaaacaatcaaattagcctaataTCGCCCACCTCAGGAGGGCATATTTggcaaagatctgctcgtttggtgatctcgccaaacgAATGAatgttataatgtatggccacctttactgtcaccattttgttGTGATGTTGCCATTGTTCCCAGAGAACATGGGAAGAGGCTCCAATCAAATAAGAAATGTATCTTTTGTAtttctgcctatgtatggggggtccctgcctatgtatgggggTCCCTGCTGCTCctatccaactgatatctgggcaaaaattggccaggtgtcgaTTGGACAGTTTTTAgatggatcaaggaccacatttgCAGGAATGGATCTCACTCCGACCGCTCCTGTCTCTATCGTTGTAATTCATTTGTTTCGTCCcgaggccaaacaatcaaattagcctaatattgcccacctcaggtGGGCATATttggcaaagatctgcttgtttggtgatctcgccaaacgagtgaatcttataatgtatggccacctttactgtcaccattttgttGTGATGTTGCCATTGTTCTCAGAGGAGGGACAACACATGGGAAGAGGCTCCAATCAAACAAGAGATTTATCTTTTGTAtttctgcctatgtatgggggtCCCTGATGCTCCTATctaactgatatctgggcaaaaatggGCCTgttgttgattggacaggtttgattttttagaTCGATCAGGGACTGGATTgacttattgatgtggtcctagCGTTACCTGGGGTGCTAAAATAGCACTTTGAGAAGGGATATATTGCCAGGGACTGAACTGTGCAAGTGTTTTGTCCTACCAGAGTTGAGGCCAAGGGTCAGAACTGGGGAATCCAAGAACAGCACTAGGAAGGGCACAGGAGAACTGGAACAAGGCAGGGAGCTGGAACAGGACAGGGAATCAGGAGTTTGGAACCACAAGGGGCAAGATCCCAGCAACAGTTTAgacagcttaatgaccaagcaaggtgcaatggTCAGAGGCATGCTTGAAAAGGGGCTTAATTGATAATGGTCAaaacatgaggataatgaggtgggcggaggaaagggagcaggtgGAGAGAATACAAGGAGGAGAATAACAGGTACGACTAGAAATCAAGGCAATGTAACAGCAAGGACCTCCAGTGGCACAACAGGTAACTGTCTGAGTAATTCTGCACTAGAGTCTAGAGTTTGAAACCCTGTACGTCCTGACACAGTGTCAAAGACAGTCTATTGATATAGCAAGGTGTTGCAAGCACACATAGCTAAGTAGACTAAGGTCCAAGGTCTATTAACTGGCCAAGGGCAGGGCAGACAAGCAAGTCTAATAAACAGATGGAGGTCTCGGCAAGTGGTAGGTCAGCGGAGTCCAATAAACAGAccaaggtctgggcaggcaggggcaaagttcaggaacaaggcagggaactCAGGGACTTAATGATTCAAAAGGGGTTGAAAGATCTCTATTGAAGCCAAGTTCCCTTTTGATTTCCAAGAATATAATCACATAAAATCATGGAATACATTGTTCGTAAAAAGCTGCAGAATTTGAGAGTTGAAATTggtcttttccccactgtgtcaGAGCATCCTTATTGGCCTGTTTAGGTTCAGTTAATCTGAGCCGGGTTGCCCTATTATACCCAGCCTAAGCACTCTTGCTTGAGCACTAAGGATTGTCCCTAACTCTAGTTCCTCCTGGTTCTAGTCCCTGCCTTGGTCTAGTTTCACACCTGCATCTATTGCCCCCTCCAGTCTGTTCCTCTATGCCTACTCCACCTGTTTCTTTACCTGCTGCCTCAAGTCCTGTtccacaatcccccccccccccccatctaacCCATTGGAACCAAACAGTCCTTCCCTGAAGGACCCTCCTATCTGGGATGTCCCCATTTGTAAACCTTTCCATAATATgttttctagtgatgagcgaatctgtcccgtttcgctccaccaaaaaactgtgaaaacgtttgaaaaacggcaaaaaatttgtgtgtgactttttttgacacacgtgactttttttaatgcaagcgcaaactttttttttctttttttgatgctACTTTTTCCTTGTGCCCGTTTCACAGAaattttgccgcgaatccatgtctggtgaaaaatttagctcatcactagtgttttcAAAATGTGCTGATGTCTCCACATGGATTGGCTTGAGGCTTCAATCAACAAAACAACCCAAGCACGTACATTTTTTTGAAATGTGGTCAACCTATATCTTGGACCTCCCCCCAGACATTAGACAACTGACAGTTGACACATTTAAGCATACAACTTGGTATGACCAAGAGAGTCTTAGAGGTACTAACCCCCTACTACAAGTCACAATGGCTCCCAGAAAGAAAGAAGCCATtgctgcctcccaggatccaTAACCAAAAACTGGTATCTTAAATAACTTAGTCCAGAACCGGTGAACTGAAATGTAAATGGTGGCAGTAAGTAAACCAAAAAGTAATCcagaaagtaaaaaaattatttggtgaatttttgttttcagattttttttggtgTCTTTCACTctctatataaaatgtatatctcTATATTCCACCTATCCATCCCTTTCCTTGGGGAAACACAGTGAAATTCTGGAAGGCTGCCTTTTGGGAATGACTATGTTTGTTAGATGGAGAGAAGGATATTTAGCCGTAATTAAATCTTTCCTGAGCAACTAACACAATTAAGCAAATTTAATGAAGGCGGTCCCCTAGGCCTACTTATTAAATAAACGTATAAAACCATGAACGAAAGCCGAGCGCCATTATATCACGTTGAGCGGAGCGGCGTCCGTCTCTGCCACCATAATGATGACCAACTTGATCTCTATAACATTTCAGAAGGTTCTGCATGGAAAGGAGATACTTTGGAGAATCAGGTGCTTCTTCTTCTCCATAGCGTGGGTCTTCTCAACATTACTCATAGAAGTGTGTACTTGTTCCGACCCCTGCAGCCTGAATAGTGAGGGTATCAGTGGCTTTCTGAGCCAACCAGGAGACGTTGTTATAGGAGGAACCTTCATGGTCCATCTGGACACGGTCTACAATTACCTCCAGTTCACAAGCAAACCTCCAGACCAACTGTGCCGGGTGTAAGTAACATTTATAGGGTTAAAATCCCACTCAATTCACACAACTTATTTACCCCATTCTTGTGATacactatattattatatatattgggGAATCATATAGAAAAAAGCCAGTGAGGGTGGTCAACTTTCTGCATAAGAGAATACTTAtttatacctgtacttggtcccaactaagatataattaccccttattgggggcagaacagccctattgggtttatttaatggttaaatgattcccttttctctgtaataataaaacagtacctgtacttgatcccaactaagatataattaccccttattgggggcagaacagccctattgggtttatttcatggttaaatgattcccttttctctgtaataataaaacagtacctgtacttgatcccaactaagatataattaccccttattgggggcagaacagccctattgggtttatttcatggttaaatgattcccttttctctgtaataataaaacagtacctgtacttgatcccaactaagatataattaccccttattggggcagaacagccctattgggtttatttcatggttaaatgattcccttttctctgtaataataaaacagaacctgtacttgatcccaactaagatataattaccccttattggggcagaacagccctattgggtttatttcatggttaaatgattcccttttctctgtaataataaaacagtacctgtacttgatcccaactaagatataattaccccttattgggggcaaaacaattctattgggtttaattactgtttaaataattattttagtagacttaaggtagaagatccgaattacatgaccccaggtcccaagcattctggataacgggtcccatacctgtatcttagaCACCATTAAAAAGAGAGAATCAACTGAAATTGGAAACACTCTACGtttgtttttcattcattttttatttggctTTAGATCCCCGTTTATATGAATAACTTCCAACCCCTTCCGATATCTGTCACCGTATTTCTCTAACTCTATTTCTCTTCACTCTTTTAACTTCTATCTTCTCCCCGTCGGTAGGTTTGCGAGTGAGTATTACCAGAGCATGGAGGCCCTTATATTCGCAGTGCAGGAAATTAATGCGGATCTGGGGCTCCTCCCCAACGTTACGCTGGGCTACCAGGTTTACGACGCGTGTAACACGTTACGGCGAGCGGCACAAGGGACCCTTTTCATGCTTTCCGGGGGAAAGGGAATCACCCCTAATTATCACTGCGACACGGGGACACGTCTTGCTGGTATCATTGGGGAATCTGGGTCCACACGTTCCATCCTTATGGCTCAGATTCTGGGATTGTACTGGTACCCACAGGTAAGGGTAGAAGGCTAAATtcaattataaaacaaaatgtaattcatGCTACATAAATGCATAATACCCAAAGCATTTCAACCCCCAGTAGAATGGGGTTctacaaagaaaaatgaagaagTTACTGGGTTCCACAGAAGATATATTTTGGGTCTTTGGGTAGGGTGCCCGGTTTTGCACGTTTTTGCTTCCCCTATGTTTATAGCGTGGGGTTTTAGTCTCCACAGTTGCTTCAAAAACCccgtgggtgagctttagccaataggataaacccatgtaaatggaatttttttaggagccttaaggaatttgttcccagaatccctttggtctaatttgcatacgtatgaggtcaTCTCCTCAACCCATTTGACTTGTTTGTGAGTCTTCACAGGAAAATAACATTcaatcccttaaggtggccatacacgctaagatctgcttgcttggtgaggtctcCAAGCAAGCGGATtgtctcccaatatccccacctggggccaaatgatcgaattagaacgtcgggtataggcatccgttgtttcagggaccgcatcaaggagccaattcgactgattttcaaacctgccccatcgagatctggccgatttcaggtcagatgttggtcaggcaggcctgtctttagtgcccctacatgggcctaAGGGTCTAAGGGACCCTGGGAATCTGGGTCCACACGTTCCATCCTTATGGCTCAGATCCTGGGATTGTACTGGTATCCACAGGTAAGGGTAGAAGGCTAaattgaattataaaaaaaaatgtaattaatgctACATAAATGCATAATACCCAAAGCATTTCAACCCCCCAGTAGAATGGGGTTctacaaagaaaaatgaagaagTTACTGGGTTCCACAGAAGACATATTTTGGGTCTTTGGGTAGGATGCCCTGTTTTGCaaatatatattgaaactgctcaTCATTCACAGATCCCGGGAAGCTGCACGTTTTTGCTTCCCCTATCTTTTTGCTTTCCCCAGGCAAATAACATTCAATtccttaaggaggccatacacgctgagat contains:
- the LOC101732687 gene encoding extracellular calcium-sensing receptor codes for the protein MTNLISITFQKVLHGKEILWRIRCFFFSVVWVFSTLLIEVCTCSDPCSLNSEGISGFLSQPGDVVIGGTFMVHLDTVYNYLQFTSKPPDQLCRVFASEYYQSMEALIFAVQEINADLGLLPNVTLGYQVYDACNTLRRAAQGTLFMLSGGKGITPNYHCDMGTRLAGIIGESGSTRSILMAQILGLYWYPQISYFASSPILSNRYLFPSFFRTIPSDEFQMKGLAELVFYFGWTWVGLLANDNDYGQYGLQMAKQEIINGGACVAFTENILIGQPNRNAPHLVQVIKESTAKVVVVISSDSQFVIVAEELLRQNVTGNIWVASESWATSDLLFKERFRQIFLGTVGFAIHRGKMPAFSKYLKSLRPSNDQYDPLIKEFWEQTFSCKWPSQENPIVPTDNATMRVCTGEEKLESLLTEEYHRLSLNVYNAVYAMAWALHSLLNCTSGTGPFPYGGCANISSFHPWHLLHYIKNVNFKTKDGSQMFFDAKGNPPAVYDIVNWHVSAKGALEPVTIGSYDLSGNGKALNIDSSGIIWTNSETQIPVSKCSPSCPSGFRKVIVPGKPLCCYECARCPQGYISTQTDAAECHPCSWDTWPNLQQDRCLPRPTEFLSYGDPLGYSLAAISIFSSLIPLGVLGVFIHQKKTPIVRANNYSLSCLLLLSLFLCFLCSLGFIGYPQLQQCLLRQVAFGMVFALCISCVLAKTITVVIAFNATKPGSRLRKWTGVKVSYCLIMFCVFIQLFVCLMWLILSPPFHELDTDTKPGVIIVNCNEGSPTAFWCMLGYLGLLASISFIVAFLARRLPDSFNEAKLITFSMLAFLSVWVSFIPAYLSARGMYTVAMEVFAILSSSWAVVGCIFVPKCFIILFKPNRNSREHLMGKGRNQK